The following proteins are encoded in a genomic region of Alistipes shahii WAL 8301:
- a CDS encoding DapH/DapD/GlmU-related protein: MNKVWIDPGHCWLIEFGDNVTIAPRVTILAHDASPQAFRNVTKIGRVMVGNNVFIGAGSIILPGITIGNNVVIGAGSVVARDIPDNTVVAGNPCKIIMDIETYLSKVDSISLHFDREYLLPFISADNKKRMNNRLRESRFGLLVKRLQ; the protein is encoded by the coding sequence ATGAATAAAGTATGGATTGATCCTGGACATTGTTGGCTAATAGAGTTTGGCGACAATGTCACTATTGCTCCAAGAGTGACAATTCTAGCTCACGATGCCTCTCCACAAGCATTTAGGAATGTGACAAAAATTGGTCGAGTGATGGTTGGCAATAACGTCTTCATCGGAGCTGGATCAATTATACTTCCGGGAATCACAATCGGAAATAATGTGGTGATTGGGGCTGGTTCAGTGGTAGCCAGAGATATTCCAGATAATACCGTTGTTGCTGGGAATCCATGTAAAATAATAATGGACATTGAGACCTATTTGTCAAAGGTGGATTCCATTAGTCTGCACTTTGACAGAGAGTATCTACTTCCGTTTATTAGTGCAGACAACAAAAAACGGATGAACAATCGTTTACGCGAATCTCGATTTGGGTTATTGGTAAAACGTCTACAATAA
- a CDS encoding glycosyltransferase, with the protein MNKKSILIIHPSMEIGGAERALLGLLDSIDYRNYDVDLLLCQHSGEFMPMINRHVKILPYDKRYDFFISPITSLIKRGQLLVAAIRLWARYVERIHSKRRGVNHNVWHTQQIIHNTMRPLLPTVTGHYDLAINFLGVPSILAFKVDAKVKMTWIHTDYDRIVANASIDRKMFDPIDYIVNVSDDCKRIFDNHYPDYKARSIVIENILNTSLVRKLAAEYTELPYEPGYVNLLSIGRFSEPKNFDSIPEMCRIMLDNGVAPFKWYIIGYGQSEQQIRDNLVKFKVENVVQIIGKRSNPYPYIYACDVYVQPSRYEGKAVTVREAQMLGKPVIVTAYNTASSQINNGVDGLILPMDTISFATALTQVLADHTRLDSLASYCSAHDFSNESEIQKIYSRFDVSTATSNL; encoded by the coding sequence ATGAATAAAAAGAGCATTCTTATAATTCACCCATCTATGGAGATCGGAGGGGCAGAGCGTGCTTTGCTAGGGCTGTTAGATTCGATTGATTACAGGAACTATGATGTAGATTTATTATTATGTCAGCATTCTGGTGAATTTATGCCCATGATAAATAGACATGTGAAGATTCTGCCATACGATAAAAGATATGACTTTTTCATTTCACCTATAACATCTTTAATAAAGCGAGGGCAACTGCTAGTAGCGGCCATACGCTTGTGGGCACGCTACGTAGAACGAATTCATTCGAAACGTCGCGGAGTTAACCATAATGTATGGCACACCCAACAAATTATCCATAACACTATGAGGCCTCTGCTCCCTACGGTTACAGGGCACTACGATTTGGCGATTAATTTTCTAGGTGTCCCGTCTATACTTGCCTTCAAAGTTGACGCAAAAGTAAAAATGACATGGATTCACACAGATTACGATCGTATTGTGGCAAATGCTTCGATTGACCGTAAAATGTTTGATCCCATAGACTATATTGTCAATGTCTCCGACGACTGCAAAAGAATATTTGATAATCACTATCCCGACTATAAAGCACGGTCCATAGTCATAGAGAATATTCTGAACACTTCGCTTGTACGCAAACTTGCGGCTGAATACACAGAATTACCATATGAGCCGGGGTATGTAAACCTTCTTTCAATAGGTCGTTTTTCAGAACCGAAAAATTTTGATTCGATACCGGAGATGTGTCGTATCATGCTCGATAATGGGGTTGCGCCTTTTAAATGGTACATAATAGGCTATGGACAGAGCGAACAACAGATTCGTGACAACTTGGTAAAATTTAAAGTCGAAAATGTTGTACAGATTATAGGTAAACGGAGTAATCCCTATCCATATATATATGCTTGCGACGTATATGTACAGCCTTCGCGATATGAGGGAAAGGCCGTGACGGTCCGTGAGGCACAAATGCTCGGCAAACCCGTTATTGTCACAGCCTACAATACAGCTTCGAGTCAAATAAACAACGGTGTTGATGGGCTTATACTACCAATGGACACTATATCATTTGCCACGGCACTCACACAGGTCCTCGCTGACCATACTCGGCTTGACAGCCTTGCCAGTTATTGTTCAGCTCATGACTTTAGCAACGAATCTGAGATCCAGAAAATATATTCTCGATTCGATGTATCAACAGCAACTTCCAACCTTTAA
- a CDS encoding glycosyltransferase, which translates to MIKVAQVFGSLDAGGAESRMVDVFSVINRSQYEFIFISLDSKDKQFYESKIYSLGGRIIKLPSPRSESIFKHIWRLLRLFRQLKTEGLTVVHAHTSYHCGVVLMAAKMAGIPIRISHARTTSSINKGSFSSRCMIFIGRSLIKLFATAKCALNEETACALYGRKCYERGETIIVQNAIDLEKFREPIICAELSDLQSDTTVICHIGRFQPMKNHEFILNFFNRYHDENKNSKLVLVGDGPLKDTIKAHAINLGIKNDVMFLGLRSDIPSILARTDLFIFPSIFEGLGGSVIEAQASGIPALISDSIPHNVDMGLELVHFLNLDAPLEAWIEQAKKMLSRPKKSFQDINNAFSSRNFTLANEIKQLTDIYENAHNNNNNI; encoded by the coding sequence ATGATCAAAGTTGCACAGGTTTTCGGCTCCCTTGATGCAGGTGGAGCAGAAAGCAGGATGGTAGATGTTTTCTCGGTTATAAATCGTTCTCAATACGAGTTTATATTTATCAGCCTTGACTCAAAGGATAAACAGTTCTATGAGAGCAAGATATATTCTCTAGGAGGTCGTATCATTAAACTTCCATCACCTCGCAGTGAAAGCATTTTTAAGCATATATGGCGCCTACTGAGATTATTTCGGCAATTAAAAACCGAAGGATTGACGGTAGTTCATGCTCACACTTCATATCATTGTGGGGTGGTACTCATGGCTGCGAAGATGGCCGGCATTCCCATTCGTATATCGCACGCTAGAACTACATCTTCGATTAATAAAGGTAGTTTTTCAAGTCGTTGCATGATTTTCATTGGGAGAAGTTTGATTAAGCTTTTTGCGACAGCAAAGTGTGCGTTAAACGAGGAAACGGCTTGCGCGTTATACGGACGTAAATGTTACGAACGCGGGGAAACAATAATTGTACAAAATGCAATAGATCTGGAAAAGTTCAGAGAGCCTATTATTTGCGCCGAACTATCTGATTTACAATCAGACACAACTGTTATTTGCCATATTGGTCGCTTCCAACCGATGAAAAACCATGAGTTTATTTTGAATTTCTTCAATCGTTATCATGACGAAAATAAGAATTCAAAACTAGTATTGGTTGGTGATGGGCCTCTAAAAGATACGATAAAAGCACATGCCATTAATCTGGGAATAAAGAATGACGTAATGTTTCTAGGACTACGCAGTGATATTCCATCAATTTTGGCACGTACAGACTTGTTTATCTTTCCATCGATTTTTGAAGGTCTGGGAGGTAGCGTTATTGAGGCACAAGCGTCTGGTATACCTGCTCTTATATCCGATAGTATTCCGCATAATGTTGATATGGGACTTGAGCTTGTGCACTTTCTAAATCTTGATGCTCCGCTTGAAGCATGGATAGAGCAAGCTAAAAAGATGTTGAGTAGACCTAAAAAGTCATTTCAAGATATAAACAATGCGTTCTCTAGTAGGAACTTTACACTTGCAAATGAAATAAAGCAGTTAACAGATATTTATGAAAACGCTCACAATAATAACAACAACATATAA
- a CDS encoding EpsG family protein: MELFSLWILLIATIALTSISLRKEKVVLADNTTYYKSIINPLWIGVTILLLAFYTSNTIANDVYVYRENYSLIPTTVTWKSLFEKGIGSNPLFGFIQVLFIRYISSDPATFHFFEGLVVQTCLVLFYRRYSPSLSMSLFMTITSGLFYFTMVSWKQSIAMGVGLIGITLIQQRRYILYYALLALMMLIHPYIIMYATLPLLINNRVWTTRNILILITMCIAGYFLSEILGAMLEVTETVFGDSHDANWFSNEHGVSWQRILFFAITPVLSVSYRKQINAKSTPLMNGFIQMAVISFGFMFMAMYGGANFISRMATYFEPFTYVALPYILMYIIPKPKRAVIKWGILTLFLVFFCFLQLKMR; the protein is encoded by the coding sequence ATGGAGCTATTTTCTCTCTGGATATTGTTAATAGCAACGATAGCGCTTACTTCTATTTCTTTGAGAAAAGAAAAAGTAGTATTGGCAGACAATACAACCTATTACAAGAGCATCATTAATCCGTTATGGATCGGTGTCACTATCTTATTGTTGGCATTCTACACATCGAATACCATAGCCAATGATGTTTATGTTTACAGGGAAAATTACTCGCTAATTCCTACTACAGTCACATGGAAGAGCCTTTTTGAGAAGGGAATCGGTTCAAACCCTCTCTTTGGTTTCATACAAGTTCTGTTCATACGTTACATATCAAGTGATCCCGCCACATTCCACTTTTTTGAAGGGCTTGTAGTACAAACATGCTTAGTTCTCTTTTATCGTCGTTATTCACCATCATTATCAATGAGTCTGTTCATGACCATCACATCTGGATTATTCTATTTTACAATGGTATCATGGAAACAATCTATAGCTATGGGGGTGGGACTGATCGGAATTACATTGATTCAGCAAAGAAGGTACATCCTCTATTATGCACTTTTAGCACTGATGATGCTGATACATCCATATATAATCATGTATGCAACTTTACCTTTGCTAATAAACAACAGGGTGTGGACAACGCGCAATATATTGATCTTAATTACAATGTGCATCGCCGGTTATTTCTTATCAGAAATATTAGGCGCCATGCTTGAAGTTACGGAGACTGTGTTCGGTGACTCGCATGATGCGAATTGGTTTTCAAATGAACATGGCGTGAGCTGGCAGCGAATTTTATTCTTCGCAATCACGCCTGTACTTTCGGTTAGTTATCGTAAGCAAATCAACGCAAAATCGACCCCATTGATGAATGGTTTCATACAAATGGCTGTAATCAGTTTTGGGTTTATGTTTATGGCAATGTATGGTGGCGCAAACTTCATCAGTCGCATGGCAACATACTTTGAGCCATTTACATATGTCGCACTGCCTTACATACTAATGTATATTATTCCCAAGCCTAAAAGGGCCGTTATCAAATGGGGAATACTTACTCTATTTTTGGTATTTTTCTGTTTCCTGCAACTTAAAATGCGCTAA
- a CDS encoding polysaccharide biosynthesis protein: protein MYRLIEKLRLDRYISSRLILALDLLVSVGASIISLLVASILLGAEALIWKTIGWWLGGSVVFSWIAFVLLQTHKSIIRHATLRGLGRLSVAVVFKGIGIAVILALGVAGPTFPAIWITLLFDILLSLSGLVIMRVAMVVVYDWLKDSRQRHCKCQRILIYGTGDKGVSLVTQLQNSQEYQVVGFLTYGKTLKNHMLADLPVYYFETEENVKYLHNCKDIDAILFAHVHEAREEQERLIHYCTDCNLKVLIAPSIDEVVDGKVQRQAIREIRIEDLLGREEIKISMNEIIANFRGKTILVTGAAGSIGSELCRQLATFGVKELVLFDNSETPMHNIRLELEDRFPNLKFIPVIGDVRMIPRLDFAFRTYRPQVVFHAAAYKHVPLMEENPCEAVLANVAGSRNVADKCIEYDVEKMVMISTDKAVNPTNIMGCTKRLAEIYVQSLGLAIEAGKVKGKTKFVTTRFGNVLGSNGSVIPRFREQIAKGGPVTVTHPDITRFFMTIPEACRLVMEAATMSTGTQIFVFDMGKSVKIAHLAKRMIELAGLEVDKDIKIEYTGLRPGEKLYEEVLSNTENTLPTSHDRIRIAKVREYDFSDARMAATELENLSRSVNIPDMVRLMKQTVPEFISKNSEYEKFD, encoded by the coding sequence ATGTATCGTTTAATTGAAAAACTGCGACTGGATCGTTATATCAGTTCACGGTTGATTCTTGCATTGGACCTGTTGGTTTCGGTCGGGGCCTCTATCATCTCGCTGTTAGTTGCAAGCATTCTTTTGGGTGCTGAAGCCCTTATCTGGAAAACAATCGGCTGGTGGCTCGGAGGATCCGTTGTCTTTTCCTGGATCGCGTTCGTGTTGCTCCAAACCCACAAATCAATCATCCGTCACGCCACCTTGCGGGGTTTGGGCCGTTTGAGTGTCGCCGTTGTTTTCAAGGGAATTGGGATCGCAGTTATATTGGCTTTGGGTGTCGCTGGCCCGACATTTCCAGCGATCTGGATCACTCTGTTGTTTGACATATTGTTGAGCCTTTCAGGACTGGTGATTATGCGCGTTGCCATGGTTGTCGTCTATGACTGGCTCAAAGACAGCCGTCAAAGGCATTGCAAATGCCAGCGGATCCTGATCTACGGAACCGGCGACAAGGGCGTTTCGTTGGTGACCCAACTCCAAAATTCTCAAGAGTATCAGGTCGTCGGTTTCCTGACCTACGGCAAAACACTGAAGAATCATATGCTGGCCGATCTCCCGGTCTACTACTTCGAGACCGAAGAGAATGTCAAGTACCTGCACAACTGCAAGGATATTGACGCCATTCTCTTCGCCCACGTCCATGAGGCTCGCGAAGAGCAGGAGCGCCTAATCCATTATTGTACGGACTGCAACCTCAAGGTGCTGATCGCTCCCTCGATCGACGAGGTGGTCGACGGCAAGGTGCAGCGTCAGGCAATCCGCGAGATCAGGATCGAGGACCTGCTGGGACGTGAAGAGATCAAGATCTCGATGAACGAGATCATCGCCAACTTCCGCGGCAAGACGATCCTGGTTACGGGCGCGGCGGGGTCCATCGGTTCGGAGTTGTGCCGCCAGCTGGCGACGTTCGGAGTCAAGGAACTCGTGCTGTTCGACAACTCCGAGACGCCGATGCACAACATCCGCCTCGAGTTGGAGGATCGCTTCCCCAATCTGAAGTTCATCCCCGTAATCGGCGATGTGCGCATGATCCCGCGTCTGGACTTCGCCTTCCGCACCTACCGTCCGCAGGTGGTCTTCCACGCGGCAGCCTACAAGCACGTGCCGCTGATGGAGGAGAACCCCTGCGAAGCCGTGCTGGCCAACGTCGCCGGTTCGCGTAACGTGGCCGACAAGTGTATCGAATACGACGTCGAGAAGATGGTCATGATCTCGACGGACAAGGCCGTCAACCCGACCAACATCATGGGCTGTACGAAACGTCTGGCCGAGATCTACGTGCAGTCGCTCGGTCTGGCCATCGAAGCCGGCAAGGTGAAGGGCAAGACGAAGTTCGTCACGACGCGTTTCGGCAACGTGCTGGGTTCGAACGGTTCGGTGATCCCGCGCTTCCGCGAGCAGATCGCCAAGGGTGGCCCGGTTACGGTGACACACCCCGACATCACGCGCTTCTTCATGACGATCCCGGAGGCCTGCCGCCTGGTGATGGAGGCCGCCACGATGTCGACGGGCACCCAGATCTTTGTCTTCGACATGGGTAAGTCGGTGAAGATCGCCCACCTGGCCAAGCGCATGATCGAGCTGGCCGGACTGGAGGTTGACAAGGACATCAAGATCGAATACACGGGATTGCGCCCTGGCGAGAAACTCTACGAAGAGGTGCTGTCGAACACGGAGAACACGCTTCCGACGTCGCACGACCGCATCCGCATCGCTAAGGTCCGCGAGTACGACTTCAGCGACGCGCGCATGGCAGCCACGGAACTTGAGAATCTCTCCCGCTCCGTAAATATTCCAGACATGGTACGCCTAATGAAACAAACCGTTCCGGAATTCATTTCAAAAAATTCCGAATATGAGAAGTTTGATTGA
- a CDS encoding SDR family oxidoreductase, protein MSYKQLKFPEASLFLVTGGAGFIGSNLCEAILNLGYRIRCLDDLSTGKQANIDLFLGHPNYEFIQGDIKDLQTCIDACKNVDYVLHQAAWGSVPRSLEMPLFYSLNNIQGTLNMLEAARQNGVKKFVYASSSSVYGDEPVLPKEEGHEGNLLSPYAVTKRCDEEWAKQYTRHYGLDTYGMRYFNVFGRRQDPDGAYAAVLPKFIKMLLNNEQPTINGDGRQSRDFTYIENVIEANLKACLASTEAAGKAFNIAYGGREYLIDIYHTLTRVLGKNIEPHFGPDRKGDIKHSNADISQARKLLGYDPEYDFARGLAESIEWYKNNL, encoded by the coding sequence ATGTCTTATAAGCAATTGAAATTTCCTGAAGCCTCTCTATTTTTGGTTACGGGCGGAGCAGGATTTATTGGTTCCAACTTATGTGAGGCTATTTTGAATCTTGGGTATCGAATTCGTTGTCTGGATGACTTATCTACGGGGAAACAAGCTAATATTGACTTATTCCTCGGGCATCCAAATTACGAATTTATTCAAGGAGACATCAAAGATCTCCAAACCTGTATCGACGCATGCAAGAATGTTGATTATGTCCTCCATCAGGCAGCATGGGGAAGCGTCCCCCGCTCATTGGAAATGCCGTTATTCTACTCGCTGAACAATATTCAGGGAACGCTGAACATGCTTGAAGCAGCCAGGCAGAACGGAGTCAAGAAGTTTGTTTATGCCTCCAGTTCATCCGTATATGGCGACGAACCGGTTCTACCCAAAGAAGAGGGGCATGAAGGCAATCTACTCTCGCCCTACGCCGTAACCAAGAGGTGTGACGAGGAGTGGGCTAAACAGTACACTCGTCACTATGGCCTAGACACCTACGGCATGCGCTATTTCAATGTTTTCGGGCGCAGACAGGATCCCGACGGTGCGTATGCCGCTGTACTGCCCAAGTTCATCAAGATGCTTTTGAATAACGAGCAGCCGACCATCAACGGAGACGGCCGACAAAGCCGGGATTTTACCTATATCGAGAACGTCATCGAAGCCAATCTCAAAGCATGTCTTGCATCCACGGAAGCAGCAGGCAAGGCATTCAATATCGCATACGGCGGTCGAGAATACTTGATCGACATCTACCATACGCTCACCCGGGTATTAGGCAAAAATATCGAACCTCATTTCGGCCCCGATCGCAAAGGCGACATCAAACACTCAAATGCCGACATCTCCCAAGCACGCAAACTCTTGGGCTATGACCCCGAATACGACTTCGCACGAGGGCTGGCAGAGAGTATCGAATGGTATAAAAATAATCTTTAA
- a CDS encoding glycosyltransferase family 32 protein, giving the protein MIPKKIHYCWFGRKPLPDKARHCIASWRKYLPDYEIIEWNEDNFDINVIPYTADAYAVGKYAFVSDYARFYVLYKQGGIYFDTDVEVIRPMDDVIEAGPFMGFELNPDAKSQQYPCGAVAAGLGLGAIAGMPLYKDILDYYSTAEFTTGIKSVTVVYHVSQLLRKQGLQCVQGIQQVAGVTIYPADWFNPLDDGTGRINKTENTRTIHWYSKTWMDARIRRRIPFSRFVHRIIGTSVTHPIKMILQKITGKKI; this is encoded by the coding sequence ATGATACCTAAAAAGATTCATTATTGCTGGTTCGGGCGCAAACCTTTACCAGATAAAGCGAGACACTGCATAGCATCGTGGCGCAAATATCTCCCAGATTATGAGATCATCGAATGGAATGAGGACAACTTCGATATTAATGTCATTCCCTATACAGCTGATGCGTATGCAGTGGGCAAATACGCCTTTGTAAGTGATTACGCCCGTTTCTATGTCCTTTATAAGCAAGGGGGCATATACTTTGATACTGATGTCGAGGTTATTCGACCTATGGATGATGTAATAGAGGCCGGGCCATTTATGGGATTCGAACTAAACCCTGATGCCAAAAGTCAACAGTACCCTTGTGGCGCTGTGGCTGCTGGGCTTGGTTTAGGTGCAATTGCAGGCATGCCGTTATATAAGGATATTCTTGACTATTACTCTACGGCAGAATTTACAACAGGAATAAAAAGCGTTACGGTCGTTTATCATGTCAGTCAACTTCTTAGGAAGCAGGGGTTGCAGTGTGTGCAAGGAATTCAGCAGGTGGCAGGAGTCACGATATATCCCGCTGATTGGTTTAATCCTTTAGACGACGGTACGGGACGTATTAACAAAACAGAGAACACTCGCACCATTCATTGGTATTCAAAAACATGGATGGATGCACGTATTCGTCGGCGCATACCGTTTTCTCGGTTTGTTCATCGAATTATTGGGACATCGGTTACGCACCCAATCAAGATGATTCTCCAGAAGATTACAGGGAAAAAGATATAA
- a CDS encoding glycosyltransferase family 2 protein: MKTLTIITTTYNRAYCIHQVYESLKRQDSNDFCWLVVDDGSTDNTREVIEDFMNEGLVDIEYIYQENKGMTGARNTAYNACKTELNTIIDSDDWLADGAVRTIIDFWNANKREDLAGIMALDIKPNGEVIGTTLPSFLKETTVMEAFGKHKVRGDKKLIYRTDISRLYPYPEYPGENFFPASYKFLLIDKLYKMLVLNVGICVVDYNDNSMSFDKIAQYRRCPKGFIQYYNTAMECYEYPKMIIKNCLMYIAISKLNKEKKIISKSSRKALAILLYIPGSILAFYIANTKRRALSVPEKH; encoded by the coding sequence ATGAAAACGCTCACAATAATAACAACAACATATAACAGAGCATATTGCATCCATCAAGTATATGAATCGCTTAAACGTCAAGACAGCAACGACTTCTGTTGGCTTGTGGTTGATGACGGGTCAACAGATAATACTCGGGAGGTGATTGAGGACTTTATGAACGAAGGATTGGTTGATATTGAGTATATTTATCAGGAAAACAAAGGCATGACCGGAGCCCGAAATACAGCCTATAATGCATGCAAGACCGAGTTGAATACCATCATAGACTCGGATGACTGGCTTGCCGACGGCGCAGTGCGTACCATTATTGATTTTTGGAACGCCAACAAAAGAGAGGATTTGGCTGGTATAATGGCTCTTGACATAAAACCCAATGGAGAAGTTATCGGGACGACATTACCCTCCTTTCTGAAAGAGACAACGGTAATGGAAGCCTTCGGGAAGCATAAGGTTAGAGGTGACAAAAAGCTTATCTATCGAACAGATATATCAAGACTATATCCTTATCCAGAGTATCCTGGAGAGAACTTTTTCCCTGCAAGTTATAAATTCTTACTCATAGACAAATTGTACAAGATGTTGGTTTTAAACGTGGGTATCTGTGTGGTTGATTATAATGATAACAGTATGAGTTTCGACAAAATAGCTCAATATCGACGATGTCCCAAGGGATTCATTCAGTATTACAATACAGCAATGGAATGTTATGAATATCCTAAAATGATAATCAAAAATTGTCTGATGTATATTGCTATATCAAAGCTGAACAAAGAAAAAAAAATCATTTCGAAATCGTCTCGAAAAGCACTTGCCATATTGCTTTATATTCCTGGATCTATTCTCGCATTTTACATTGCCAACACAAAAAGAAGAGCTCTTTCTGTTCCTGAAAAACATTGA
- a CDS encoding nucleotide sugar dehydrogenase, producing MKKTKICVIGLGYVGLPLARLFSTKYETIGFDMNARRCEALMAGHDATLEVSDELLQDAINNYGFVCTSDIERIKDCNFYVVAVPTPVDENNNPDLAPLYGASTTVGKVISKGDVVVYESTVYPGVTEDECIPVVESVSGLKFNEDFFAGYSPERINPGDKQHTVEKIKKVTSGSTPEIGQYVNSVYSSVIIAGTHLAPSIKVAEAAKVIENSQRDINIAFVNELSKIFTRMGIDTQDVLEAASTKWNFLPFKPGLVGGHCIGVDPYYLAQCAQRHGYNPEIILAGRRMNDGMGEYVADRTVKLMIKKGIQVYGSKILILGFTFKENCPDVRNTKVIDIYKALIEYNVQITVYDPWANPEAVCHEYGIKVINELPAEEKFDAVIVAVAHKKFENIDISSYLKDTHIIFDVKATCDRNSIDGRL from the coding sequence ATGAAAAAGACCAAAATCTGCGTAATCGGACTTGGGTACGTCGGACTCCCCCTTGCCCGTCTGTTCTCCACGAAATACGAGACTATCGGATTCGATATGAATGCAAGGCGCTGCGAGGCGCTGATGGCAGGGCACGATGCCACATTGGAAGTAAGCGATGAACTGCTACAAGACGCCATCAATAACTATGGATTTGTTTGCACATCTGATATTGAGCGGATTAAAGACTGCAACTTTTATGTAGTAGCGGTTCCAACGCCCGTAGATGAGAACAATAATCCAGACTTAGCACCGCTTTATGGCGCATCAACCACCGTCGGAAAGGTCATCTCGAAAGGAGACGTCGTAGTCTACGAATCGACAGTCTATCCTGGTGTTACCGAAGACGAGTGTATTCCTGTCGTAGAGAGTGTCAGCGGACTAAAATTTAACGAGGATTTCTTTGCTGGCTATAGCCCCGAACGCATTAACCCGGGTGATAAGCAGCATACCGTAGAGAAAATCAAGAAGGTGACCTCGGGGTCAACACCCGAGATTGGACAATATGTCAATTCTGTCTACTCCTCAGTCATTATAGCCGGAACACACCTCGCACCTTCAATTAAGGTTGCGGAAGCAGCTAAGGTCATAGAAAATTCACAACGCGACATTAATATCGCTTTTGTAAACGAGCTCTCGAAAATCTTCACCCGTATGGGTATCGACACGCAGGATGTGTTGGAGGCAGCCTCTACTAAATGGAACTTCCTGCCTTTCAAACCGGGCCTGGTCGGTGGACACTGCATCGGGGTGGATCCGTACTATTTAGCACAATGCGCACAGCGCCACGGATATAATCCCGAGATTATCCTTGCAGGCCGACGCATGAACGATGGCATGGGTGAATACGTAGCAGATCGAACAGTAAAACTGATGATCAAGAAAGGTATACAGGTATACGGCAGCAAAATTCTTATTTTGGGCTTCACATTCAAGGAGAACTGCCCAGACGTAAGAAACACTAAGGTCATAGACATCTACAAAGCTCTTATAGAGTATAATGTTCAAATCACCGTCTATGACCCTTGGGCCAACCCTGAAGCTGTATGCCACGAATACGGTATCAAGGTAATTAATGAACTTCCAGCGGAGGAGAAATTCGACGCAGTCATCGTTGCCGTAGCGCATAAAAAATTTGAGAACATCGATATTTCTTCATATCTAAAGGATACACACATCATCTTCGATGTTAAAGCCACCTGCGACCGAAACTCTATCGATGGAAGGTTATGA
- a CDS encoding beta-1,6-N-acetylglucosaminyltransferase, translated as MKHAIMIMAHANYEGLCQLIKLLDNSHIDIFLHINSSSLDWDDNIVAGITNESKVIIVPRIKVTYCNYSQVEAIKSLLSTALKGHYDYYHIISGADLPLHSPAEFNDFFECHNGSEFVNFNPRYDVTRAGYWFFFANAIRTSSGIRQRLLIYTHKVLLNIQKILKVNFAKGFNGTIHKGADWWSITHAAAEYVIENEPIFRKFFRRTYCPSELLVQTLLYNSHFKAKIYSLEYNPMAALREIDWQRGTPYVWRNSDFDYLINSDCMFARKFDVNIDNEIIQRIINHIKQK; from the coding sequence ATGAAGCATGCTATTATGATAATGGCACATGCCAATTATGAGGGCCTATGCCAATTAATCAAATTGCTCGACAACTCTCATATTGATATTTTCTTACATATCAATAGTAGCAGTTTAGATTGGGATGATAATATTGTTGCCGGCATAACAAATGAATCAAAAGTCATCATTGTTCCTCGTATTAAAGTTACATATTGCAACTATTCACAGGTTGAGGCTATTAAGTCTTTACTTTCAACGGCATTAAAAGGTCATTACGATTATTATCATATTATTTCGGGAGCGGATCTGCCACTACATTCTCCTGCAGAATTCAATGATTTCTTTGAATGCCACAATGGTTCCGAGTTCGTTAATTTTAATCCCCGATATGATGTTACGAGAGCTGGATATTGGTTTTTCTTCGCAAATGCAATTCGAACGTCCTCTGGAATAAGACAAAGATTGTTGATTTATACACATAAAGTCCTATTGAATATTCAGAAAATATTGAAGGTAAATTTTGCCAAAGGGTTCAATGGAACGATTCATAAAGGTGCAGACTGGTGGAGTATTACACATGCAGCAGCAGAATATGTCATTGAAAATGAACCTATCTTTAGAAAGTTTTTTCGAAGAACGTATTGTCCTTCCGAGTTATTAGTTCAGACATTACTCTATAATTCTCATTTTAAGGCAAAAATCTACAGTCTGGAATATAACCCAATGGCTGCACTTCGTGAGATTGATTGGCAAAGAGGAACTCCATATGTTTGGCGCAATTCCGACTTTGATTATTTGATCAATTCAGACTGTATGTTTGCTCGAAAATTTGATGTAAATATTGACAACGAAATAATACAACGAATCATAAATCATATCAAACAAAAATGA